From one Labeo rohita strain BAU-BD-2019 chromosome 8, IGBB_LRoh.1.0, whole genome shotgun sequence genomic stretch:
- the zgc:171572 gene encoding LOW QUALITY PROTEIN: protein bicaudal D homolog 2 (The sequence of the model RefSeq protein was modified relative to this genomic sequence to represent the inferred CDS: deleted 1 base in 1 codon) produces MSSAEQQRDWTRAEVERLSRELSETTQEKIQAAEYGLAVLEEKQQLKQQYDELEAEYETVRQELEQLREAFGQAHSNHRKVAADGESREESLIQESACKEAYYEQRMQELQAELRQARNILTNVQSENERLATLTQELRENSQMVELQRSRLRDDIKEFKFREARLLQDYSELEEENITLQKHVSVLKQSQVEFEGLKHEIRRLEEDTQFLNSQLEDAIRLKEIAERQLGEALETIKTEREQKAALRKELSQYMTIGDSMYHSPLSISLDGLKFSDDTSIEPNNDEPLHVYENGFEKIDDNDNRVPRPKKGELFHPSSSLVDNLLNELNISEIQKLKQQLLQVEREKVTLLSTLQESQKQLEQAHGALSEQHEKVSRLTENLSAVRKLQASKERQSALDNEKDRDSNEDSEYYEVDINGPEILECKYKVAVSEASQLKEELKTLKAEHSACQSQYKEERAQLESQVASLSAQVTSIERSSRADREQLARLEKELRQASEVAGESQGSLNIAQDELATFSEELANLYHHVCMCNNETPNRIMLDYYREGKAGVNGTQTTGRGSPDGRGRRSPILLTRGLFPTTDASDGASSPASSIPSPVADPRKEPMNIYNLVAIIRDQIRHLQLAVDRTTELSRQRVASLELGLGADRDQEASVEEILKLKSLLSTKREQIATLRTVLKANKQTAEVALANLKSKYENEKAMVTETMMKLRNELKALKEDAATFSSLRAMFATRCDEYVTQLDEMQRQLAAAEDEKKTLNSLLRMAIQQKLALTQRLEDLEFDHEQTRRGGASGRSKAASSRGKSTHSHVSHPAAATATCGVRGEPNGHLGAPVVFCSEKYKIYCD; encoded by the exons GCGTTTGGACAGGCCCACTCCAACCACAGGAAGGTGGCAGCTGATGGCGAGAGCCGCGAGGAGTCGCTCATCCAGGAGTCGGCGTGTAAGGAGGCGTATTACGAGCAGCGCATGCAAGAGCTGCAGGCAGAGCTGCGACAAGCACGTAACATCCTGACCAACGTCCAGTCAGAGAACGAACGGCTCGCCACCCTCACTCAGGAACTCAGAGAG AACAGTCAGATGGTGGAGCTGCAGAGATCTCGTCTGCGTGACGACATCAAGGAGTTCAAGTTCAGAGAGGCTCGTCTGCTGCAGGACTACAGCGAACTCGAGGAGGAGAACATCACCCTGCAGAAACATGTTTCTGTCTTAAAACAGAGCCAG GTTGAGTTTGAGGGTCTGAAACATGAAATCCGTCGTCTGGAGGAAGATACCCAGTTTCTGAACAGCCAGTTGGAGGATGCCATCCGTCTGAAGGAGATCGCTGAGAGGCAGCTTGGGGAGGCGCTGGAAACCATCAAGACTGAGAGGGAGCAGAAG GCCGCCTTACGAAAGGAGTTGTCTCAGTACATGACCATCGGAGACTCTATGTACCACAGTCCTTTGAGCATCTCCCTCGATGGGCTGAAGTTCAGCGACGACACCTCAATCGAGCCCAACAACGACGAACCCCTCCACGTCTATGAGAATGGCTTCGAAAAGATCGACGACAATGACAACCGTGTT CCACGCCCAAAAAAAGGAGAGCTCTTCCACCCGTCCTCCAGCCTCGTGGACAATCTGCTGAATGAGCTCAACATCTCAGAGATCCAGAAGCTCAAACAACAGCTGCTGCAG GTGGAGCGAGAGAAGGTGACACTGCTGTCTACCCTGCAGGAGTCTCAGAAACAGCTCGAGCAGGCTCACGGAGCTCTATCGGAGCAGCATGAGAAGGTCAGCCGTCTCACAGAGAACCTCAGCGCCGTCCGCAAACTCCAGGCCAGCAAAGAGCGCCAGTCAGCTCTGGACAACGAGAAAGACCGTGACAGCAATGAGGACAGTGAATACTATGAGGTGGACATCAACGGCCCTGAGATCCTGGAGTGCAAATACAAG GTCGCCGTGTCTGAGGCAAGTCAGCTGAAGGAGGAGCTCAAAACGTTAAAGGCCGAACATTCAGCCTGTCAGTCGCAGTATAAGGAGGAGCGGGCGCAGCTGGAGAGCCAGGTTGCATCTTTGAGCGCTCAGGTCACTTCTATAGAGCGCAGCAGTCGAGCCGACCGCGAGCAGCTGGCGCGACTGGAGAAGGAGCTTCGTCAAGCCAGTGAAGTGGCGGGTGAATCCCAAGGCAGCCTTAACATCGCACAAGACGAGCTTGCCACCTTCAGCGAGGAGCTAGCCAACCTGTACCATCACGTATGCATGTGCAACAACGAAACGCCTAACCGAATCATGCTCGACTACTACCGCGAAGGTAAGGCTGGCGTTAACGGTACACAGACCACGGGTCGGGGCAGCCCCGACGGTCGCGGCCGCCGCTCTCCCATCCTGCTGACCCGCGGCCTCTTCCCTACCACCGACGCTAGCGATGGAGCTTCTTCTCCGGCCTCCTCCATTCCGTCCCCGGTGGCTGATCCCCGCAAGGAGCCCATGAACATCTACAACCTGGTGGCTATCATCCGTGACCAAATCAGACACCTGCAGCTAGCGGTGGACCGCACAACTGAGCTCTCGCGTCAGCGCGTGGCTTCTCTGGAGCTGGGTCTAGGGGCAGACCGAGACCAGGAGGCCAGCGTGGAGGAGATTCTCAAACTCAAATCACTCCTCAGCACCAAGAGGGAGCAGATAGCCACACTGAGAACCGTCCTGAAGGCGAACAAACAA aCCGCTGAGGTGGCGCTGGCCAACCTGAAGAGCAAATATGAGAACGAAAAGGCCATGGTGACTGAAACCATGATGAAGCTTCGCAATGAGCTCAAAGCCCTAAAAGAGGATGCAGCCACTTTCTCCTCACTCAGGGCCATGTTTGCCACGCG TTGTGACGAGTACGTGACTCAGCTGGACGAGATGCAGAGGCAGTTGGCGGCTGCGGAGGATGAGAAGAAGACGCTGAATTCTCTCCTCCGTATGGCCATTCAGCAGAAGCTGGCGCTCACCCAGCGCCTGGAGGACCTGGAGTTTGACCACGAGCAGACCCGGCGCGGCGGAGCCAGCGGGCGCTCGAAGGCGGCCTCCTCACGTGGGAAATCCACCCACTCCCACGTAAGTCACCCTGCCGCTGCCACCGCCACCTGCGGGGTTCGAGGCGAGCCCAACGGCCACCTGGGAGCGCCGGTGGTGTTCTGCAGCGAGAAGTACAAGATCTACTGCGACTGA